From one Thunnus maccoyii chromosome 6, fThuMac1.1, whole genome shotgun sequence genomic stretch:
- the nkapd1 gene encoding NKAP domain containing 1 produces the protein MSKQPLGKTLLRNVIRHTDAHNKIQEEMEMWKMRGWEVQASHHKHLPATECVRGRMHCDRVPDESRDQSRSRERVSDHDDREARYWTRKLYEFEANDPDRWGHSGFKELYPEEFISDSEKNSSTKKIGRHKIKKSKSGTETSLSKHSKKSSQKKKKKKKKKKKDEEGKRKRAACSSTSSDRSSDDSSATKDKQRRKRTKSRHKNKKTSKSRGREEDSSSGDSDDHDNRERERQTHSRKRRKQDSHKDSGLDSKKKRRKNWKAAGEESSDDSSGD, from the exons ATccaggaggagatggagatgtGGAAAATGCGAGGCTGGGAGGTCCAAGCATCTCACCACAAACATTTGCCAGCTACGGAGTGTGTAAG GGGACGTATGCATTGTGATCGAGTGCCAGATGAATCTAGAGACCAGAGTCGAAGCAGAGAGCGCGTCTCGGACCATGATGACAGAGAGGCTCGATACTGGACTCGCAAACTGTATGAATTTGAGGCCAATGATCCTGACAG ATGGGGACATAGTGGCTTCAAGGAGCTTTATCCTGAGGAGTTTATAAGTGACAG tgaaaaaaaCAGTTCCACAAAGAAGATTGGGCGacacaaaattaaaaagtcCAAGTCTGGTACAGAAACGAGCTTATCAAAACACTCCAAAAAATCCTctcaaaagaagaagaaaaagaaaaagaagaagaagaaagacgaGGAAGGAAAACGAAAGAGAGCGGCGTGCTCGAGCACGAGCAGCGACCGCAGCAGCGATGACAGCAGTGCGACCAAAGacaagcagaggaggaaaaggactAAAAGTCgacataaaaataagaaaacttcaaaaagcagagggagagaggaggacagcagCTCAGGGGACAGCGATGATCATGACaacagagaaagggagagacagacacacagtcgCAAAAGGCGAAAGCAGGACTCCCACAAAGACTCAGGTTTAGACTctaaaaagaagaggaggaaaaactgGAAAGCAGCAGGTGAGGAGAGCTCGGATGATAGTTCGGGAGACTGA
- the lrfn1 gene encoding leucine-rich repeat and fibronectin type III domain-containing protein 1: MDRLVLCVLLCAALVKGYSCPGRCICQHLSPTLTLLCAKTGLLFVPPTIDRKTVELRLTDNFITIIRRKDFFNMTSLVHLTLSRNTISQITPHAFVGLRSLRALHMDGNRLSVIKSDHFKGLINLRHLILGNNQIHQVAHTSFDEFVSTIEDLDLSNNNLRTLPWEAIARMTNINTLTLDHNLIDHIGAGTFTLLTKLVRLDMTSNRLQKLPPDSLFQHAQVLSDAKGSSSSTLAVSFGGNPLHCNCELLWLRRLTREDDLETCASPEHLMDKYFWSIQEEEFICEPPLITKHTVTKPYVMEGQGVTLKCKAVGDPDPDIHWRSPDGKLVHNNSRTILYENGTLDILITTLKDSGAFNCVASNAAGIDTAAVEINMIPLPLFVNNTGHMREDPGLSDITTSSKSGNDTKGYDKQDRRVMVNELTSSSAVIRWPSERHIPGIRMYQIQYNSTADDTLVYRMIPSTSKNFLINDLAAGREYDLCVLAVYDDGITSLTATRVVGCVQFHTASEVSQCRFMHSQFLGGTMIIIIGGIIVASVLVFIIILMIRYKAYSSPEDSKTKVSSTMHSQTNGSQQRLQRSTSKQPSDEGQREAEAPKECMALVLRVDNEKKEDPAATTAILEVELPPLTVEKMKRRTSLDAQHSGPPSEDTQTDSSLTGSTMSLCLIGPNAGTNEAPRLKDKKSSLANMGLLPNELARTRHRFSFDGGDYSIFQSHSYPRRARTRWHKSTNQLNVESSPLANRRVTFSSTEWMLESTV, encoded by the exons ATGGACCGGCTGGTTCTGTGCGTGCTGCTGTGTGCAGCTCTGGTGAAGGGATACAGCTGTCCCGGCCGCTGCATCTGCCAGCACCTCTCCCCCACTCTGACTCTGCTCTGTGCTAAGACTGGCCTGTTGTTTGTGCCCCCCACCATTGACCGCAAGACCGTTGAGCTGCGGCTCACCGACAACTTCATAACCATCATCCGCAGGAAAGACTTTTTCAACATGACTAGTTTGGTCCACCTCACCCTGTCCCGCAACACCATCAGCCAGATCACCCCCCATGCCTTTGTCGGCCTGCGATCCCTGCGGGCGCTCCACATGGACGGAAACCGCCTGAGTGTCATAAAGAGCGACCACTTTAAAGGCCTGATCAACCTGCGGCACCTCATCCTCGGAAACAACCAGATCCACCAGGTGGCCCACACCTCCTTTGATGAATTTGTTTCCACCATAGAGGACTTGGATCTTTCCAATAACAATCTGCGCACCCTGCCCTGGGAAGCCATAGCCAGAATGACCAATATTAACACACTCACATTGGACCACAACCTGATTGACCACATTGGTGCTGGGACTTTCACGCTGCTCACCAAGCTGGTCCGCCTGGACATGACCTCCAACAGGCTGCAGAAGCTGCCACCAGACAGCCTGTTCCAGCACGCTCAGGTCCTGTCTGACGCCAAGGGCTCCAGCTCCTCCACTCTGGCTGTGAGCTTTGGTGGAAACCCTCTTCACTGTAACTGTGAGCTGCTGTGGCTGCGCAGGCTGACCAGAGAGGATGATCTGGAGACCTGCGCCTCACCAGAACATCTCATGGACAAATACTTCTGGTCCATCCAAGAGGAGGAGTTTATCTGTGAGCCTCCATTGATCACCAAACATACTGTCACTAAGCCGTATGTGATGGAGGGGCAAGGGGTGACTCTTAAATGCAAAGCCGTGGGTGATCCAGACCCAGACATTCACTGGCGGTCACCAGACGGCAAGTTGGTGCATAATAATTCCCGCACCATCCTGTATGAAAATGGCACCCTTGATATTCTCATCACCACTCTGAAGGACAGCGGGGCATTTAATTGTGTGGCATCCAATGCCGCAGGCATCgacacagctgctgttgagATCAACATGATCCCCTTACCCCTGTTTGTTAACAACACAGGCCACATGCGTGAGGACCCTGGACTCTCAGATATCACCACCTCCTCCAAATCTGGCAATGACACCAAGGGCTACGACAAACAGGACAGGAGGGTAATGGTCAATGAGCTGACCTCCTCCTCCGCTGTGATCCGTTGGCCATCTGAGCGCCATATCCCCGGCATTAGGATGTACCAGATACAGTACAACAGCACAGCAGATGACACTTTGGTGTACAG AATGATCCCATCTACCAGCAAGAATTTCTTAATCAATGATCTGGCCGCAGGGCGGGAATATGACCTTTGTGTGCTGGCGGTTTACGACGATGGCATCACATCATTAACAGCCACACGTGTGGTTGGCTGCGTGCAGTTCCACACGGCCAGTGAGGTCAGCCAATGCCGCTTCATGCACAGCCAGTTCCTGGGAGGCACTATGATCATCATTATCGGTGGTATAATTGTTGCTTCAGTGCTGGTGTTCATCATCATCCTGATGATCCGCTACAAGGCCTACAGCAGCCCAGAGGACAGCAAAACCAAGGTCAGCTCCACCATGCACTCCCAGACCAACGGTAGCCAGCAGCGGCTACAGCGCTCCACCTCCAAGCAGCCTTCTGACGAGGGCCAGCGTGAAGCCGAGGCACCCAAAGAGTGCATGGCGCTGGTGCTGAGGGTGGACAACGAGAAGAAGGAGGATCCAGCAGCCACCACTGCCATCCTGGAGGTGGAGCTGCCTCCTCTGACTGTagaaaaaatgaagagaagaacCAGCCTGGATGCACAGCACTCCGGTCCCCCATCTGAGGACACGCAGACGGACAGTAGCCTGACAGGCTCCACCATGTCCCTGTGTCTCATAGGCCCGAATGCTGGCACCAATGAGGCTCCGAGGCTCAAGGACAAGAAAAGTTCCCTGGCCAACATGGGATTACTCCCTAATGAGCTGGCACGAACTAGGCACAGATTCTCTTTTGACGGAGGGGATTACTCCATATTTCAGAGTCATAGTTACCCACGCAGAGCGAGGACGAGGTGGCACAAGTCCACCAACCAGCTCAACGTGGAGTCATCACCGCTCGCCAACAGGAGAGTTACATTCAGCAGCACTGAGTGGATGCTTGAGAGCACAGTCTGA